A window of the Cystobacter fuscus genome harbors these coding sequences:
- a CDS encoding LptF/LptG family permease encodes MNLLSRYLLKELVIPLVVWVAFLFLLLFVMQFLRGTDVLLGSAVTLGDMGWLLVYLSPHFLVMALPIAFLLAILLGLGRLSEDREITALQALGIGPVRLIAGPLFIGAVLSALMLLITCTAEPWGLTSVKEFVAEIIKKNVVGDVKPGVFYEDLSNLTLYAEQVEGEEHQWKHVLLHDDREPSAPLLMLAHQGQVNTNTSGQVLTLVLGDGEAHRANRGAASYSVVTFEKAEIAVGVEGSMGRRNRFRSPKEELTPVELLEAAEEAERTGGDPRPFRMALHTRVGNALAPLSFALLGTPLAIGRRQGGRAWGFLLTLAGYVLFYLLTRVFEQMGQQGRLPIPLAGQLTNLIFCAVGAVALYRVNRSGTVR; translated from the coding sequence GTGAACCTGCTCTCGCGCTACCTGCTGAAGGAGCTGGTCATCCCCCTGGTGGTGTGGGTGGCCTTCCTCTTCCTCCTGCTGTTCGTCATGCAGTTCCTGCGCGGCACGGATGTGCTCCTCGGCTCGGCGGTGACGCTCGGGGACATGGGGTGGTTGCTCGTCTACCTGTCACCCCACTTCCTGGTGATGGCGCTGCCCATCGCCTTCCTGCTGGCCATCCTCCTGGGGCTGGGCCGCCTGTCCGAGGATCGGGAGATCACCGCCCTGCAGGCGCTCGGCATCGGTCCGGTGCGGCTGATCGCCGGGCCCCTGTTCATCGGCGCCGTGCTCTCCGCGTTGATGCTGCTCATCACCTGCACCGCCGAGCCCTGGGGGCTCACCAGCGTGAAGGAGTTCGTCGCGGAGATCATCAAGAAGAACGTGGTGGGCGACGTGAAGCCCGGCGTCTTCTACGAGGATCTCTCCAACCTCACCCTCTACGCCGAGCAGGTGGAGGGCGAGGAGCACCAGTGGAAGCACGTGCTGTTGCACGATGACCGGGAGCCGTCCGCGCCGCTGTTGATGCTCGCGCACCAGGGCCAGGTGAACACGAACACCTCCGGGCAGGTGCTGACGCTGGTGCTCGGCGATGGCGAGGCACACCGGGCCAATCGCGGCGCGGCGTCCTACTCCGTCGTCACCTTCGAGAAGGCGGAGATCGCCGTGGGCGTGGAGGGCAGCATGGGCCGGCGCAACCGGTTCCGCTCCCCCAAGGAGGAGCTCACCCCGGTCGAGTTGCTGGAGGCCGCGGAAGAAGCCGAGCGCACGGGGGGCGATCCCCGGCCCTTCCGCATGGCGCTGCACACCCGGGTGGGCAACGCGCTCGCGCCGCTGTCCTTCGCGCTGCTGGGCACGCCGCTGGCCATCGGCCGCCGCCAGGGCGGACGCGCCTGGGGCTTCCTGCTCACGCTGGCCGGCTACGTGCTCTTCTACCTGCTCACGCGGGTCTTCGAGCAGATGGGGCAGCAGGGGCGGTTGCCGATCCCCCTGGCGGGCCAGCTCACCAACCTCATCTTCTGCGCGGTGGGCGCCGTGGCCCTCTACCGCGTCAACCGCTCGGGGACGGTGCGGTGA
- the purD gene encoding phosphoribosylamine--glycine ligase: protein MKVLLLGSGAREHALAWKLSQSPRLTKLWVGPGNVGTARVGTNVPLDAQDPSAVVAFARRESVDLVVVGPEAPLVAGVADALAVAGIPCFGPVEAAARVEGSKAFAKEIMVEAGVPTADYRVFTDLAEAEAHAVAQGRIVVKADGLAAGKGVIVAHDANAAREAVRAVGAMGSAGQRLVLEELLEGEEVSVIALCDGERYVLLPPAQDHKRVGEGDTGPNTGGMGAYAPAPFLSAARLAEVGEQVIAPTLATLRRRGTPFRGALYAGLMLTPRGPRVLEFNARFGDPETQVLMMQLAEDVLPLLDACARGKLEPRVLAVHPGASVGVVLAAEGYPEAPRKGARIEGVDTVASDCPVFVAGVDGEWRTAGGRVLTVCARGTDLAQARAQAYSAVGRIHFEGMHFRRDIGAKGLGAPAVTP, encoded by the coding sequence GTGAAGGTTCTTCTCCTCGGCTCCGGCGCGCGCGAGCATGCGCTCGCGTGGAAGCTGTCCCAGAGCCCACGGCTCACGAAGCTATGGGTGGGACCGGGCAATGTGGGCACCGCGCGCGTGGGCACCAACGTGCCGCTGGACGCGCAGGATCCCTCCGCGGTGGTGGCGTTCGCCCGCCGCGAATCGGTGGACCTGGTGGTGGTGGGTCCCGAGGCGCCGCTGGTGGCGGGCGTGGCGGATGCGCTCGCCGTGGCGGGCATCCCGTGCTTCGGGCCGGTGGAGGCCGCCGCGCGTGTCGAGGGCTCCAAGGCCTTCGCCAAGGAGATCATGGTGGAGGCGGGCGTGCCCACCGCGGACTACCGCGTGTTCACCGACCTGGCCGAGGCCGAGGCCCATGCGGTGGCGCAGGGCCGCATCGTCGTCAAGGCGGATGGGCTGGCCGCGGGCAAGGGCGTCATCGTGGCGCACGATGCCAACGCCGCGCGCGAGGCGGTGCGGGCGGTGGGCGCCATGGGCAGCGCCGGCCAGCGGCTGGTGCTGGAAGAGCTGCTCGAGGGCGAGGAGGTGTCCGTCATCGCCCTGTGCGACGGCGAGCGCTACGTGCTCCTGCCTCCCGCGCAGGACCACAAGCGCGTGGGAGAAGGGGACACCGGCCCCAACACCGGAGGCATGGGCGCGTACGCTCCCGCGCCCTTCCTGTCCGCCGCGCGGCTCGCCGAGGTGGGTGAGCAGGTGATCGCTCCGACGCTGGCGACGCTGCGGCGCCGGGGCACGCCCTTCCGGGGTGCGCTGTACGCGGGGCTGATGCTCACCCCGCGCGGCCCCAGGGTGCTGGAGTTCAACGCGCGCTTCGGCGACCCCGAGACGCAGGTGTTGATGATGCAGCTCGCCGAGGACGTACTGCCGCTGCTGGACGCGTGCGCGCGGGGCAAGCTGGAGCCGCGGGTGCTCGCGGTGCATCCCGGCGCCTCGGTGGGTGTGGTGCTCGCCGCCGAGGGCTATCCGGAAGCGCCCCGGAAGGGAGCCCGCATCGAGGGGGTCGACACGGTCGCCTCCGACTGCCCGGTGTTCGTCGCGGGCGTGGACGGCGAGTGGCGGACGGCGGGAGGCCGGGTGCTCACCGTGTGCGCGCGGGGCACGGACCTCGCCCAGGCGCGCGCCCAGGCCTACTCCGCCGTGGGGCGCATCCACTTCGAGGGCATGCACTTCCGCCGGGACATCGGAGCCAAGGGGCTTGGCGCGCCCGCCGTGACGCCGTGA
- a CDS encoding tetratricopeptide repeat protein, giving the protein MRITCQKCAAAYAIDDRVITPKGVRAQCPRCRHLQLVKREESASSAEPAPEPAPAAKPAAKPAAAAAKPAATAKPAAAAAKPAAAAAKPAAAAKPAAAAAKPAAAAKPATAAAKPAAAAARSAGSSRPATLSDELFGDLSQLSPATGDFPTGSLQDEVSPSSGPPPSPFPPASKDSLFGDIGELTQSSPSNPTLDTEEEGRQHTPSYSLPSGDLLFDEPEPPPPAPAPPPSRPAPKPAVQARQEVAPAAPAFPAPSDDALFDFNAPPGFDAPPPAPPPPARPAAQARPAPQPAPAPSDDALFDFNAPPGFDAPPPAEAPAAGGDPLLDFFGAPPDAEPAAAPVRSAPAPAPVLAPAPVAKGCRECGKPLVDPFDQALGACEDCRHRGQKAEPQPAQEAAPSVEVIDLPPMDSSMPVPEAGRSIPAAPPLPPEPRSAARAAAARTGVVAVSASSGRSKGPLVAAVVVLLLAGAGAAAYFLSPDVKTLVEKPLAAAGSGSGSGSGSASAPKKQDPSEPLPPAVAAVLPRWQLLFVDNDSKEGDSPRLIEEGQALLAKDQRFAYAQAAELFQRALLADPRSDAAIGGYVQALALGRGSLMDDTSFQEARSLIEAAEQRDPGNADLRVAHANLLLSHPEESGNLEQARKIAEDVLADTKEGTGAQKAEAHLVMGRTFMASSRELAIEHFESALAISSELERVHYYRALLDESSGDYSAAIGRLQKRLEQDPEHWETISTLVRIYLEVGEPQLARQLYETRLKAAPNDFQTLLASAVMRYQAEGSLQGALKALRGMLDNRDKYDQRQVAELLLHLSITERLANNLDASAKAGREALQLDKNNPAVHLQLFFVSLARKDAAEATSHLAILKGHLGEPALEKILEGRLRLLERKPAEAMTLFTEAARLDPRHTDALLLAGVAAAQDGRREEAFRVLAQALLGDPHRVAPRPVLTPFYQRPGELIQGMDGSIAGIARGDDDLLPFLYEGLLRYHQGEGAAAEKMFKKVSEVDASNAQASSFRALIALARKDRKSADEAKGQAARAVAGGRQVALAHYVQGLVLANAKQVEPARKSLREAVMLAPKLYAAEVKLGELEAPSSPGPVRERLVRLLGIDPSYLPAKRVLYLIDKRG; this is encoded by the coding sequence ATGCGGATTACCTGCCAAAAATGCGCGGCGGCCTACGCCATCGATGACCGGGTCATCACCCCCAAGGGCGTGCGTGCGCAGTGCCCACGCTGCCGCCATCTGCAGTTGGTGAAGCGAGAGGAGTCCGCGTCTTCCGCGGAGCCCGCTCCGGAGCCCGCTCCGGCCGCCAAACCCGCCGCCAAGCCCGCCGCCGCGGCCGCCAAGCCCGCGGCCACCGCCAAGCCCGCCGCAGCCGCTGCCAAACCAGCCGCCGCGGCCGCCAAGCCCGCTGCGGCCGCCAAACCCGCTGCGGCTGCCGCCAAACCCGCCGCCGCAGCCAAGCCCGCCACGGCCGCCGCCAAGCCCGCCGCCGCGGCCGCCAGGTCGGCGGGTTCGTCGCGTCCCGCGACCCTCTCCGACGAGCTGTTTGGTGACCTGAGCCAGCTCTCCCCTGCTACTGGCGATTTCCCCACGGGCTCACTGCAGGATGAGGTCTCACCCTCCAGCGGACCTCCGCCGTCGCCCTTTCCGCCCGCCTCCAAGGACTCGCTGTTCGGAGACATCGGGGAGCTCACCCAGTCGTCGCCGTCCAATCCGACGCTCGATACCGAGGAGGAGGGCCGGCAGCACACTCCAAGCTATTCGCTGCCGTCGGGAGACCTGCTGTTCGACGAGCCCGAGCCGCCTCCTCCCGCGCCCGCTCCACCTCCGTCGAGGCCCGCTCCCAAGCCCGCCGTGCAGGCCAGGCAGGAGGTGGCGCCGGCCGCCCCCGCCTTTCCGGCGCCGTCGGACGACGCCCTGTTCGACTTCAACGCGCCTCCCGGCTTCGACGCCCCTCCCCCCGCGCCGCCTCCTCCTGCCCGGCCGGCCGCTCAGGCCAGGCCAGCGCCTCAGCCCGCTCCGGCGCCGTCGGACGACGCCCTGTTCGACTTCAACGCTCCTCCGGGCTTCGACGCGCCTCCCCCCGCGGAGGCGCCCGCGGCCGGGGGAGATCCCCTCCTCGACTTCTTCGGAGCTCCCCCCGACGCCGAGCCCGCCGCCGCGCCCGTCAGGTCCGCTCCGGCTCCAGCGCCCGTGCTCGCTCCCGCTCCGGTGGCCAAGGGGTGCCGTGAGTGTGGCAAGCCGCTCGTGGATCCCTTCGATCAGGCGCTCGGCGCGTGCGAGGACTGCCGGCACCGGGGCCAGAAGGCCGAGCCCCAGCCCGCGCAGGAGGCGGCACCTTCCGTCGAAGTCATCGACCTGCCGCCCATGGACTCGTCCATGCCCGTGCCCGAGGCGGGACGTTCCATTCCCGCCGCTCCCCCGTTGCCTCCCGAGCCTCGAAGCGCCGCGCGCGCCGCGGCCGCCCGCACGGGCGTCGTGGCCGTGTCGGCGTCCAGTGGCCGGAGCAAGGGGCCGCTGGTGGCCGCGGTGGTGGTGTTGTTGCTCGCTGGCGCCGGCGCGGCCGCGTACTTCCTCTCTCCCGACGTCAAGACGCTCGTGGAGAAGCCGCTGGCCGCGGCGGGGTCGGGGTCGGGGTCGGGGTCGGGATCAGCGTCGGCCCCCAAGAAGCAGGACCCTTCGGAACCGTTGCCTCCCGCGGTCGCGGCCGTGTTGCCGCGCTGGCAGTTGTTGTTCGTGGACAACGACAGCAAGGAGGGCGACAGCCCGCGGTTGATCGAGGAGGGCCAGGCCCTGCTCGCCAAGGATCAACGCTTCGCCTACGCGCAAGCGGCGGAGCTGTTCCAGCGCGCGCTGCTGGCGGATCCCAGGAGTGACGCGGCCATTGGCGGCTATGTCCAGGCGCTCGCGCTGGGGCGTGGCTCCCTGATGGACGATACGAGCTTCCAGGAAGCGCGCTCGCTCATCGAGGCCGCGGAGCAGCGTGACCCGGGCAACGCCGACCTGCGGGTCGCCCACGCCAACCTGCTGCTGTCCCACCCCGAGGAGTCGGGGAACCTGGAGCAGGCGCGCAAGATCGCCGAGGACGTGCTCGCCGATACCAAGGAGGGCACCGGGGCCCAGAAGGCCGAGGCCCATCTGGTGATGGGCCGCACCTTCATGGCGTCCTCCCGCGAGCTGGCCATCGAGCATTTCGAGTCCGCGCTGGCCATCTCGTCGGAGCTGGAGCGGGTGCACTACTACCGGGCGCTGTTGGATGAGTCCTCGGGAGACTACTCGGCGGCGATCGGCCGCCTGCAGAAGCGGCTCGAGCAGGATCCGGAGCATTGGGAGACGATCAGCACCCTGGTGCGCATCTACCTCGAGGTGGGGGAGCCGCAGCTGGCGCGTCAGCTCTACGAGACCCGGCTCAAGGCCGCCCCGAACGACTTCCAGACGCTCCTGGCGAGCGCGGTGATGCGCTACCAGGCCGAGGGCTCCCTCCAGGGCGCGTTGAAGGCCCTGCGCGGCATGCTGGACAATCGCGACAAGTACGATCAGCGCCAGGTCGCGGAGCTGCTGCTGCACCTGTCCATCACCGAGCGCCTGGCCAACAACCTGGATGCCTCGGCCAAGGCCGGCCGCGAGGCCCTGCAACTGGACAAGAACAACCCCGCGGTCCACCTCCAGCTCTTCTTCGTGTCCCTGGCGCGCAAGGATGCCGCCGAGGCCACCAGCCACCTCGCCATCCTCAAGGGGCATCTGGGCGAGCCCGCCCTGGAGAAGATCCTCGAGGGCCGCCTGCGGCTGCTCGAGCGCAAGCCCGCGGAGGCGATGACGCTCTTCACCGAGGCCGCCCGGCTGGATCCGCGCCACACGGACGCCCTGCTGCTCGCGGGCGTGGCCGCCGCCCAGGACGGACGCCGGGAAGAGGCCTTCCGGGTGCTCGCCCAGGCGCTGCTGGGAGATCCCCACCGGGTCGCCCCGAGGCCCGTCCTCACGCCCTTCTATCAGCGCCCCGGAGAGCTCATCCAGGGCATGGATGGCTCCATCGCGGGGATCGCCCGCGGGGATGACGACCTGTTGCCCTTCCTCTACGAGGGGCTGCTGCGCTACCACCAGGGCGAAGGCGCGGCCGCGGAGAAGATGTTCAAGAAGGTGTCCGAGGTGGATGCCAGCAATGCCCAGGCGTCCTCCTTCCGCGCGCTGATCGCCCTCGCCCGCAAGGACCGCAAGAGCGCGGACGAGGCCAAGGGACAGGCCGCGCGCGCGGTGGCGGGAGGGCGACAGGTGGCGCTCGCCCACTACGTCCAGGGGCTCGTGCTGGCCAACGCCAAGCAGGTGGAGCCCGCCCGCAAGTCCCTGCGCGAGGCGGTGATGCTCGCCCCGAAGCTGTACGCGGCCGAGGTGAAGCTGGGCGAGCTGGAGGCCCCCTCCAGTCCCGGTCCGGTGCGCGAGCGCCTGGTCCGGCTGTTGGGGATCGATCCCTCGTACCTGCCCGCCAAGCGCGTGCTCTACCTGATCGACAAACGAGGTTGA